In one Culex quinquefasciatus strain JHB chromosome 2, VPISU_Cqui_1.0_pri_paternal, whole genome shotgun sequence genomic region, the following are encoded:
- the LOC119767624 gene encoding uncharacterized protein LOC119767624 — MWLIKLLVLLQTVLLAMGGLSRYAHPAVLENDAQEALLPDYLRNPFYRTPRVANALARFSWFGPGEEPVRERHAEKISRADIYSVLTHAGFVPRRFHGFNHHS; from the coding sequence GTGGCTCATCAAGCTGCTGGTCCTGCTGCAGACGGTGCTGCTGGCGATGGGCGGCCTGTCCCGGTACGCCCATCCGGCCGTGCTGGAAAACGACGCCCAGGAGGCGCTGCTGCCGGACTATCTGCGCAATCCGTTCTACCGGACGCCGCGGGTGGCGAACGCGCTGGCCCGCTTCAGCTGGTTCGGACCGGGCGAGGAACCGGTGCGGGAACGCCACGCCGAGAAGATCTCCCGGGCGGACATCTACAGCGTGCTGACCCACGCCGGATTCGTGCCGCGACGGTTCCACGGGTTCAATCATCACTCGTAA